A single Xenopus laevis strain J_2021 chromosome 3S, Xenopus_laevis_v10.1, whole genome shotgun sequence DNA region contains:
- the LOC108713130 gene encoding sodium-coupled neutral amino acid transporter 2: protein MNKAEVLNVALDEDSSISNDDFSYSEYQPQNLPIKSHYDMDIENVHFLLEPTMSKKKCETEYLPGTTSFGMSVFNLSNAIVGSGILGLSYAMANTGIALFMILLVFVTIFSLYSIHLLLKTANEGGSLLYEQLGLKAFGIPGKLAASGSVTMQNIGAMSSYLYIVKYELPLVIKALMGITQDTGEWYLNGDYLVIMVSLVIIFPLSLLRNLGYLGYSSGFSLLCMVFFLIVVIYKKFEIPCPLEFEAMNMTLNSTLYQLSSHSHMAEMAHNETDDEMCTPKYFVYNSQTVYAVPILTFSFVCHPAVLPIYQELKGRSRKRMMNVSNVSFFTMFIMYLLAALFGYLTFYSNVESELLHTYSKVMGAGVIFIVVRLAVLMAVTLTVPIVIFPIRSSLNELFCSGKDFAWIRHILITVFILGFTNVLVIFVPSIRDIFGFIGASAAAMLVFILPSAFYIRLVKKESMKSVQKIGALLFLIGGIIVMIGSMTLIILDWIHNSSSGGK from the exons ATGAATAAAGCAGAGGTCCTTAATGTGGCTCTTGATGAAGACAGCTCCATCAGCAACGATGATTTCAGTTATTCGGAATACCAACCACAGAACCTCCCAATTAAAAG CCATTACGACATGGATATTGAAAACGTACATTTTCTTCTTGAGCCAACAATGTCAAAAAAGAAATGCGAAACAGaatat CTTCCTGGAACCACATCATTCGGCATGTCAGTATTTAACCTCAGCAATGCAATTGTTGGAAGTGGTATACTTGGCCTTTCATATGCAATGGCCAACACAGGAATCGCACTGTTCAT GATCCTATTGGTGTTTGTtacaatattttcattatattccaTTCATCTACTTCTAAAAACTGCAAATGAAGGAG GCTCTCTATTATATGAACAACTGGGATTAAAAGCCTTTGGAATACCTGGAAAACTTGCTGCTTCTGGCTCTGTTACCATGCAAAATATTGGAG CGATGTCAAGCTATCTTTATATAGTGAAGTATGAACTGCCTCTTGTAATCAAAGCATTGATGGGCATTACACAGGACACTGG aGAATGGTACTTAAATGGAGACTATCTGGTCATCATGGTTTCTCTGGTTATCATATTTCCATTGTCACTTCTGCGAAACCTAG GATACTTGGGCTATTCAAGTGGCTTTTCTCTTCTGTGCATGGTCTTTTTTCTCATtgtt GTAATCTACAAGAAATTTGAGATCCCCTGTCCTTTAGAATTTGAGGCCATGAACATGACTTTAAACTCAACACTTTACCAGCTGTCCTCACATAGTCACATGGCTGAGATGGCGCACAATGAGACAGATGATGAGATGTGCACACCAAAGTATTTTGTGTATAACTCTCAG ACTGTGTATGCTGTACCTATCTTGACTTTCTCTTTTGTCTGCCACCCGGCTGTTCTTCCTATTTACCAAGAACTTAAAGG CCGGAGCCGAAAAAGGATGATGAATGtttcaaatgtttcatttttcactATGTTTATCATGTACCTTTTGGCTGCACTCTTTGGATATTTGACATTTtact CTAATGTTGAGTCAGAATTGCTTCATACTTACTCAAAGGTTATGGGAGCTGGTGTTATCTTTATCGTAGTGAGACTTGCCGTACTCATGGCTGTGACCTTAACCGTTCCAATTGTCATTTTTCCA attcgaAGCTCCCTTAATGAGCTGTTTTGTTCAGGGAAGGACTTTGCATGGATCCGCCATATTTTAATCACTGTTTTCATTCTGGGATTCACCAATGTCCTTGTCATTTTCGTTCCAAGTATAAGAGATATATTTGGATTTATTG GTGCCTCTGCTGCTGCAATGCTGGTTTTCATTCTTCCATCAGCTTTCTACATTAGACTTGTGAAAAAGGAGTCAATGAAATCAGTGCAAAAGATTGGG